A stretch of Lathyrus oleraceus cultivar Zhongwan6 chromosome 6, CAAS_Psat_ZW6_1.0, whole genome shotgun sequence DNA encodes these proteins:
- the LOC127094654 gene encoding uncharacterized protein LOC127094654, with product MVTQLLEYFEIADITHVLRNENQEANNLAQIASGYKMSKSKLQELIKFLEKMVLDAPPLRADIQEAKGEDILDGSVSCSEGFNDERLEDFEFENLWGHEAFAVINSSPLDWRKPILEYLENPVGNTDRKIKYRALSYVLLGNELLKKTPEGVLLKCLGSTKAYLAISKVHSGACGAHQAGHKMKWLLFQQGIYSPNMLKDCIEFSKGCRE from the coding sequence ATGGTAACACAACTGTTGGAATACTTCGAGATCGCCGACATTACGCATGTGCTAAGAAATGAGAACCAAGAAGCCAATAATCTAGCCCAAATTGCTTCTGGATATAAGATGTCAAAGTCGAAACTCCAAGAACTTATTAAATTTCTAGAGAAGATGGTGTTGGATGCACCACCACTAAGGGCAGACATCCAAGAGGCAAAGGGGGAAGACATCCTCGACGGAAGTGTCAGTTGTTCTGAAGGTTTCAATGACGAGCGCCTCGAAGATTTTGAGTTTGAAAATTTATGGGGACACGAAGCTTTTGCTGTTATCAATTCATCACCATTAGATTGGAGAAAACCAATTTTGGAGTACTTAGAGAATCCAGTCGGAAATACTGACAGGAAAATCAAATACAGGGCCCTGAGCTATGTGCTGCTGGGGAATGAATTGTTGAAGAAAACTCCAGAGGGAGTATTGCTTAAGTGTCTGGGAAGTACGAAAGCATATTTGGCTATATCTAAAGTGCACAGTGGAGCCTGTGGTGCACACCAAGCAGGCCACAAGATGAAATGGCTACTGTTCCAACAAGGCATTTATTCACCCAATATGTTGAAGGATTGTATCGAGTTCTCCAAAGGATGCCGGGAATGA